The Salicibibacter halophilus DNA window AAGACAGCCATACTTTTATTGAAGAAATTTTTAAAAGCAAAGGTTACGCCGCTCCGAGAGCAGCCATTTTCAATCTTGGCTACTTGCCGGGCAGCAACAAAACCGTAACCACGAACAGTGATTCAACGATCACTGCCATTACTCAATTACTCGAACTCATGCCGAGCCAAGGCTTGATTGTCCTCGTCATCTATCACGGACACGAAGAAGGGAAAAAGGAACGGGATGCCCTTCTTTCTTTTACATCCGCTCTCGATCAGGAAAAAGTCTTGGTCGCGCGTTATGAATTCAGCAATCGCAAAAATCACCCACCGTTCTTGCTCGCACTGGAAAAACAATAAGTTGGAGATGTCAAAGCATGCACATAATCATCGTTGGCGCCGGGATCCTCGGCGCCTCTACTGCTTATCACCTCACCAAAAAAGGCTACGCTGTCACGATTGTCGACCGGGGAGACAGCGGGCAAGCAACCGCGGCAGCCGCAGGGATGATCTGCCCGTGGCTTTCGCAACGA harbors:
- a CDS encoding class I SAM-dependent methyltransferase yields the protein MSLYGVIPFAHHLLEKAIARGDMVVDATVGNGHDTAFLANRVGASGCVLGFDIQAKAVQNTRNRLEMEQLDEHVVLMEDSHTFIEEIFKSKGYAAPRAAIFNLGYLPGSNKTVTTNSDSTITAITQLLELMPSQGLIVLVIYHGHEEGKKERDALLSFTSALDQEKVLVARYEFSNRKNHPPFLLALEKQ